CTTCGTCCATTTCTCCGCGCTCAACTCGCCGCAAGACGGCCTCACCCACGAGCGCGAGCGTTCGTGCCTGGTCGGCTTTGCTCTCCTTGTATGCCTTGCGGCGCGCCTTGTCGGAAGCTTTTCGTGCCTCTTTCAGGGCGTTCAGCTTTTGCTTCGTCGCCGCTAGACGGTCTTTCAGCAATGTCATCAGTTGCTCCTTACACGTCCAATCATTCTAATCGCACACCTTAACCGATTTGACACGCGCTATTGACACCGCAGCCCTTGATCTGCCGCAAGGAGTACCTTCATTACGTCCTTCTTGTCACACGCACCCTGTATCGTGCAGCAATAGGACATTCCGTGAGGAATAGGTAGCCATGCCGAAAATCGATGCAGGATCCCGTCCGGCGGCACTAGATGTCGCATTAGTTCCTACGGCCGCTGGCGATGCCCTTAGCGCTCCCGTTGACTCCGCTCCCCCGCAACCATCGTGCAGCACCATACTTCTCCCACTAACGCGGTTGGTGTGTGGCCGACCGAGCTGGCGCACGACAGGCGCTGCGTTACAGGAAGGCAACTCGGTTGCAGCGTCATTGGAAGCAGCCGAGGCGCGATCTGCGGTGCCGGCATTGACGCGCCAATTCGGCATGAGTCACAGAAAAGCGCTGGCGACGCGCGGTCCAGTGCTTTGCGCACCGGGGACTGGAAATGTCATCGATTGTTGAAACTTCCTTGTGCCCCCCGTTCCACTACCCCCGCGTTTGCGAGACAAGATTGCGGCTGTCGAAGGCGCGATGCACGAAGCGAAAGCGCCGCTCAGGAAGTACGCGCAAGCGGCGATTAGCCGCGTACGGCATCGTGCCACGCAGGAGTCTTCAATAACGCATCTTGACATCGGAAACCTGAAGGTGTTGGCAGATGTCGAGAACCAACGCAACCACGGACTGCAGTTGCGACAATTTACTCACCAAGATCACTTCATCGCCGCGGTAAAGTCAGGCGTATCGGATTCGTTTCGGTTCTGTT
The DNA window shown above is from Paraburkholderia youngii and carries:
- a CDS encoding YopJ family acetyltransferase, with the protein product MHEAKAPLRKYAQAAISRVRHRATQESSITHLDIGNLKVLADVENQRNHGLQLRQFTHQDHFIAAVKSGVSDSFRFCCSKGVGTRNVDMVSIAYDTRE